A region from the Arachis ipaensis cultivar K30076 chromosome B01, Araip1.1, whole genome shotgun sequence genome encodes:
- the LOC107626480 gene encoding phosphoglycerate mutase-like protein 4 isoform X2: MNTWLCVNDSISVSIPKHKYSRSHSYSSPPIPLPSFLRLKSVSSLPKPHALNVSLTRHSTHSLQMADSSISDTNSSHPHPEYAEIVVVRHGETAWNADGRIQGHLDVELNEAGRQQAAAVADRLSREPKISFIYSSDLQRAYETAQIIASRCGGLEVIKDSDLRERHLGDLQGLIYREAAKTHPIAHKAFSSRNEDQEIPGGGESIAQLFQRCTSALQRIGRKHKGGRAQRGGLLGRYITHQ; this comes from the exons ATGAACACTTGGTTGTGTGTGAATGACAGCATCAGCGTAAGCATACCGAAACATAAATATTCTCGCTCCCATTCCTATTCTTCTCCGCCAATCCCACTCCCTTCTTTTCTGCGCCTCAAATCCGTTTCTTCTCTTCCCAAACCGCATGCCTTAAACGTCTCTTTGACTCGCCACTCAACTCACTCACTCCAAATGGCCGATTCTTCCATCTCCGATACCAACTCCAG CCATCCTCATCCAGAGTATGCAGAGATTGTTGTGGTGCGTCATGGTGAAACAGCATGGAATGCTGATGGAAGAATTcag GGACATCTAGATGTTGAATTAAACGAAGCTGGAAGACAGCAAGCAGCTGCA GTGGCTGATAGACTATCCAGGGAGCCTAAGATCTCTTTTATATATTCTTCCGACTTGCAACGAGCTTATGAAACAGCACAGATTATTGCATCCAGATGTGGAGGGCTAGAG GTTATCAAAGATTCTGACCTACGGGAAAGACACCTAGGGGATCTTCAAGGCCTTATTTATCGTGAAGCAGCAAAGACTCATCCCATAGCCCACAAAGCTTTTTCATCTAGGAATGAAGATCAAGAAATCCCA GGTGGTGGAGAAAGTATTGCCCAGCTTTTCCAGCGCTGCACATCTGCATTGCAAAGAATTGGAAGAAAGCATAAAG GTGGGCGTGCCCAAAGGGGGGGCCTGCTGGGAAGATACATAACACATCAGTGA
- the LOC107626480 gene encoding phosphoglycerate mutase-like protein 4 isoform X1 produces the protein MNTWLCVNDSISVSIPKHKYSRSHSYSSPPIPLPSFLRLKSVSSLPKPHALNVSLTRHSTHSLQMADSSISDTNSSHPHPEYAEIVVVRHGETAWNADGRIQGHLDVELNEAGRQQAAAVADRLSREPKISFIYSSDLQRAYETAQIIASRCGGLEVIKDSDLRERHLGDLQGLIYREAAKTHPIAHKAFSSRNEDQEIPGGGESIAQLFQRCTSALQRIGRKHKGERVVVVTHGGFIRSLYRWACPKGGPAGKIHNTSVNVFHMYGEDKWTLKLWGDVSHLSQDEFLASGFGGDRTSG, from the exons ATGAACACTTGGTTGTGTGTGAATGACAGCATCAGCGTAAGCATACCGAAACATAAATATTCTCGCTCCCATTCCTATTCTTCTCCGCCAATCCCACTCCCTTCTTTTCTGCGCCTCAAATCCGTTTCTTCTCTTCCCAAACCGCATGCCTTAAACGTCTCTTTGACTCGCCACTCAACTCACTCACTCCAAATGGCCGATTCTTCCATCTCCGATACCAACTCCAG CCATCCTCATCCAGAGTATGCAGAGATTGTTGTGGTGCGTCATGGTGAAACAGCATGGAATGCTGATGGAAGAATTcag GGACATCTAGATGTTGAATTAAACGAAGCTGGAAGACAGCAAGCAGCTGCA GTGGCTGATAGACTATCCAGGGAGCCTAAGATCTCTTTTATATATTCTTCCGACTTGCAACGAGCTTATGAAACAGCACAGATTATTGCATCCAGATGTGGAGGGCTAGAG GTTATCAAAGATTCTGACCTACGGGAAAGACACCTAGGGGATCTTCAAGGCCTTATTTATCGTGAAGCAGCAAAGACTCATCCCATAGCCCACAAAGCTTTTTCATCTAGGAATGAAGATCAAGAAATCCCA GGTGGTGGAGAAAGTATTGCCCAGCTTTTCCAGCGCTGCACATCTGCATTGCAAAGAATTGGAAGAAAGCATAAAG GGGAGAGAGTAGTAGTTGTTACTCACGGAGGATTCATTCGATCACTTTACAGGTGGGCGTGCCCAAAGGGGGGGCCTGCTGGGAAGATACATAACACATCAGTGAATGTTTTTCACATGTACGGTGAGGACAAATGGACCTTAAAATTGTGGGGTGATGTTAGCCATCTTAGCCAAGATGAGTTTCTGGCATCAGGGTTTGGGGGTGACAGAACTTCAGGTTAG